Proteins encoded in a region of the Teredinibacter purpureus genome:
- a CDS encoding tryptophan halogenase family protein, with protein sequence MKNTNIQNIVILGGGSSGWMTAATLARFLKNEYASITLVESEEIGIVGVGEATIPQMKVFNDTLGINEDDFVKKTQATFKLGIEFVDWGALGDRYIHAFGDVGKNMQALPFYYFWLKMHQKGKAAALSQYTLNARAARENKFMRSVNAGNSPLSHIAYAYHLDATLYARYLREYAEALGVKRIEGKVSQAHVRDTNGFIEALQLENGEKIAGDLFIDCSGFRALLIEDTLKTGYEDWSDQLLCDSAIAVPCENAGKLTPYTRSTAHSAGWQWRIPLQHRMGNGHVYSSRYMSDDEATSLLMNNLDGEPLADPRVIKFKTGKRKKVWNKNCIAIGLSSGFIEPLESTALYLVQAALAKLMIFFPNKSFGQLEIDEFNRHMDFEYEKIRDFIVLHYKATTRSDSPFWDRCRTMDVSPALQNKIELYKSSGRVLREGQELFNETSWLEVMHGQGIVAESYHPLVDAMSEHDITERLNSVETVIKNAVDYMPDHADYIQKNCRA encoded by the coding sequence ATGAAAAATACCAATATCCAAAATATCGTTATCCTCGGTGGTGGTTCGTCTGGTTGGATGACTGCCGCTACACTCGCGCGTTTCCTAAAAAATGAATATGCGTCTATTACGCTTGTGGAATCTGAAGAGATTGGCATTGTCGGGGTAGGCGAAGCTACTATTCCGCAAATGAAAGTATTCAACGATACATTGGGTATAAACGAAGATGATTTCGTTAAAAAAACCCAAGCAACGTTCAAATTAGGTATTGAATTTGTTGATTGGGGTGCGCTAGGCGATCGCTATATCCATGCGTTCGGGGATGTTGGTAAAAACATGCAGGCTCTACCGTTTTATTACTTCTGGCTAAAAATGCACCAGAAAGGTAAGGCTGCGGCTTTATCGCAGTACACCTTAAATGCTCGAGCCGCGCGCGAGAATAAATTTATGCGCTCGGTCAACGCTGGCAACTCTCCCCTCTCGCATATTGCTTATGCTTACCATTTGGATGCAACACTCTACGCGCGTTATTTACGTGAATACGCTGAAGCGCTGGGCGTAAAGCGTATTGAGGGTAAGGTGAGTCAAGCCCATGTGCGCGATACGAATGGCTTTATAGAAGCGCTTCAGCTTGAAAATGGTGAAAAGATTGCGGGCGACTTATTTATCGATTGTTCCGGTTTTCGCGCCCTTTTAATCGAAGATACCTTAAAAACCGGTTACGAGGATTGGTCAGACCAGCTTTTATGTGACTCTGCGATTGCCGTACCCTGCGAAAATGCAGGTAAACTTACGCCTTACACTCGTTCAACCGCACACTCAGCCGGTTGGCAGTGGCGTATTCCTTTGCAGCACCGCATGGGTAATGGCCATGTATATAGTAGCCGCTATATGAGTGATGATGAAGCTACCTCATTATTGATGAATAATTTGGATGGTGAACCCCTCGCAGACCCACGCGTAATTAAGTTTAAAACGGGAAAGCGTAAAAAAGTTTGGAATAAAAATTGTATTGCAATTGGTTTGTCGAGTGGATTTATCGAGCCTCTAGAGAGTACAGCCCTGTATTTGGTGCAGGCGGCATTAGCAAAGCTCATGATATTTTTTCCAAATAAAAGTTTTGGCCAGTTAGAGATTGATGAATTCAATCGGCATATGGACTTTGAGTACGAAAAAATACGTGACTTTATTGTCTTGCACTATAAAGCTACTACGCGATCCGATTCGCCATTTTGGGATCGCTGTAGAACAATGGATGTTTCTCCAGCACTTCAGAATAAAATTGAATTATACAAAAGTAGTGGCCGTGTTTTACGCGAAGGCCAAGAATTATTTAATGAAACGAGCTGGCTGGAAGTGATGCACGGCCAAGGTATAGTGGCAGAAAG
- a CDS encoding family 15 carbohydrate-binding domain-containing protein: MHIKPLLFCCLGFALGACSGGDLDLGPNNPNFGASPPIEDTPDPVEKTYTWDFTDPADVAAWTTDLSEDTPTQEDTNRCNLDSELSLHYQTPSLVVSPTLGWLNDFDDMCALGMLPEPVDINGGKVEMSIYLPAYFTDSNPWNTDDDDNTEDDRFNFGLQVLIEDVDGNRAVAGAWRNAYELLGSSFNDQGIGYQQRTADPAAGEVLGRWFDLAFNGSSYSGADGDFDPAAVAYVGFMITLRDTNTDLPWPDNMQYVFVSNVAVSPAADGWVPPPVINPTQLPAEFALPVYVDEALSGFVTSWSGWGGTWAWAESIEAAFGAGGGGMQIGFGDAANIPDVTGYTNFQFSVYGDEGSGTSTLEISLCDCDDNFIAIETVEGEWTDISIPVADFTDTSLSAIRILYRGADAATFYIDNMGFDRVPDAPGGPLALTHSWVTEPTASELAVTYGAVSFSPAIDGDKVSYVFEGPADFSGATVTFTVATSQEFIDSGATVQPYGQEMFGNWDGEWNCAMSADQLTLGGTDHTCVFGDGFELAEGESIRVGVITKPQAEPEQDAAGTVTITRMDVMLATTPPTHLPVSMTKSWVPEGDDIEPIYSERVSVRPTSDNESLYVPVNGLVDLNGASIDFEFVVSQAYIDSGAYVQPFVQSMFGSWLGHWGCSANDLVVGINQYSCVIADTGFEVPAGERIKVGVIAKQTEENVNNPIEGLLSLLSVDIGLKTVHLPLASSWSTLGDDADLSYGGVRYTPEATDDLLYYEIPGPLDLTGGKVSFYVSADQDFVDSGARVQPFAQETGTWGGEWDCSISNTVALLTGVRYDCVVLGTLAAPEDAVMRIAVQPKDSEPSGVLSVHDVDVMLADDVAGPTIPLTGRWVGTDSDNDYFEQVALTPANADDAAFYLLEGPVDLRGAEVVFTIMVDEDFIASTANIQPYLQQTFGDWSGVWGCGVNNVDLVLGVAEYSCLVGTEDVYDMAEGEFARVGVLVKDPIASGDRVPADPAFIVDGMLIITDVKYTLQ; this comes from the coding sequence ATGCACATTAAACCCCTGCTATTCTGTTGCTTGGGATTCGCACTTGGCGCGTGTTCGGGTGGCGATCTCGATTTGGGTCCCAATAATCCAAATTTCGGCGCATCACCGCCCATTGAGGATACTCCGGACCCTGTTGAAAAAACCTATACGTGGGATTTTACAGATCCTGCTGATGTGGCAGCTTGGACAACTGATTTGTCTGAAGATACGCCCACTCAAGAAGATACCAACCGCTGTAATTTAGACAGCGAGTTGAGTTTACATTATCAAACTCCGTCGTTAGTGGTTTCTCCAACATTGGGCTGGTTGAACGATTTCGATGATATGTGTGCTCTAGGTATGTTGCCGGAACCGGTAGATATCAATGGCGGCAAAGTCGAGATGTCTATTTACCTTCCCGCTTATTTCACAGATTCCAACCCATGGAATACTGATGATGACGATAATACCGAGGACGACCGTTTTAACTTCGGTTTGCAAGTGCTCATTGAAGATGTCGACGGCAACCGAGCGGTTGCAGGCGCATGGCGAAACGCATATGAGTTGCTCGGCTCGAGCTTCAACGATCAAGGTATCGGTTATCAGCAGCGTACCGCGGACCCTGCAGCGGGCGAAGTGCTTGGCCGTTGGTTCGATCTTGCATTTAACGGTAGCTCCTACAGTGGTGCAGATGGCGACTTTGACCCCGCCGCTGTTGCGTATGTGGGGTTTATGATTACCCTCCGCGACACTAATACTGATCTGCCATGGCCAGACAACATGCAGTATGTGTTTGTCTCCAATGTTGCAGTTAGCCCTGCAGCGGATGGTTGGGTTCCGCCACCTGTCATTAATCCAACGCAGCTTCCGGCAGAATTTGCCTTACCTGTATATGTTGACGAGGCTCTATCGGGTTTTGTTACCTCTTGGAGCGGTTGGGGTGGTACTTGGGCTTGGGCTGAATCTATAGAGGCTGCGTTTGGTGCTGGCGGCGGCGGGATGCAAATTGGCTTCGGTGATGCTGCCAATATCCCAGACGTTACAGGTTATACCAACTTCCAGTTTTCAGTTTATGGTGACGAAGGTAGTGGCACTAGCACGTTGGAAATATCGTTGTGTGACTGTGACGATAACTTTATAGCTATCGAAACTGTAGAGGGCGAATGGACGGATATAAGTATTCCTGTTGCAGACTTCACCGATACTAGCTTAAGCGCTATTCGCATATTATATCGCGGCGCTGATGCAGCAACGTTCTATATTGATAACATGGGTTTTGATCGGGTGCCAGATGCCCCAGGCGGGCCGCTTGCATTAACCCATTCTTGGGTTACGGAGCCAACCGCTTCTGAGTTGGCAGTTACTTATGGCGCAGTAAGCTTTAGCCCCGCTATAGACGGCGATAAGGTTAGCTATGTATTTGAAGGTCCAGCTGACTTCAGTGGTGCGACTGTAACTTTCACTGTAGCGACCTCGCAAGAGTTTATCGACAGCGGTGCGACAGTACAGCCTTATGGTCAGGAGATGTTTGGTAACTGGGATGGCGAGTGGAACTGTGCTATGAGTGCAGATCAGCTAACGCTTGGTGGTACCGATCACACCTGTGTATTTGGTGACGGCTTTGAACTTGCTGAGGGCGAAAGTATACGAGTTGGTGTAATTACTAAGCCTCAAGCCGAACCAGAGCAAGATGCAGCCGGTACAGTTACTATTACCCGAATGGATGTAATGCTGGCAACTACGCCACCTACTCATCTTCCTGTGTCTATGACTAAAAGTTGGGTGCCGGAAGGCGATGATATAGAGCCTATATACTCAGAACGTGTGTCGGTTCGCCCCACTTCAGACAACGAATCGCTGTATGTCCCTGTTAATGGGTTAGTTGACCTTAATGGTGCAAGCATTGATTTTGAGTTTGTGGTTTCGCAGGCTTATATCGACAGCGGCGCTTACGTGCAGCCATTTGTACAGTCTATGTTTGGTAGTTGGCTTGGGCATTGGGGTTGTTCTGCTAATGACTTAGTTGTGGGTATCAACCAATATTCGTGTGTAATCGCAGATACTGGTTTCGAAGTGCCTGCAGGTGAGCGCATTAAAGTAGGTGTTATTGCTAAGCAGACCGAAGAAAATGTAAATAATCCTATAGAAGGCTTGTTGTCTCTGTTGAGTGTTGACATTGGTTTGAAAACGGTTCATTTACCGTTAGCAAGTAGTTGGTCTACTTTGGGCGATGATGCAGATCTAAGCTACGGCGGTGTTCGCTATACGCCAGAAGCAACAGATGACCTGCTCTATTACGAGATTCCAGGGCCGCTTGATCTTACTGGGGGTAAAGTTAGCTTTTATGTTAGCGCTGATCAGGATTTCGTAGACAGTGGTGCACGTGTGCAACCCTTCGCGCAAGAAACGGGTACTTGGGGTGGAGAGTGGGATTGTAGTATTTCCAATACTGTGGCCCTGCTTACTGGTGTTCGTTATGACTGTGTCGTTCTTGGTACGCTAGCTGCGCCTGAAGATGCCGTAATGCGTATTGCAGTCCAGCCAAAAGATAGTGAGCCTTCAGGCGTCTTATCTGTTCATGATGTAGACGTGATGTTAGCCGATGATGTTGCTGGCCCTACTATTCCTTTGACCGGTCGTTGGGTAGGTACCGATAGCGATAACGATTACTTTGAGCAAGTCGCCTTGACACCTGCAAATGCAGATGATGCAGCGTTTTACCTTTTAGAGGGGCCTGTAGATCTTCGTGGTGCTGAAGTTGTGTTCACAATTATGGTTGATGAAGACTTTATAGCCAGTACCGCGAATATTCAGCCCTATCTTCAGCAAACGTTTGGAGACTGGAGTGGAGTATGGGGTTGTGGTGTTAATAACGTCGATCTCGTATTGGGTGTTGCCGAGTACAGCTGTTTAGTCGGTACGGAGGATGTATACGATATGGCAGAAGGTGAATTTGCGCGTGTTGGTGTACTTGTAAAAGATCCTATCGCTTCTGGCGACCGCGTACCTGCGGATCCAGCCTTTATTGTTGATGGCATGCTCATCATTACAGATGTTAAGTACACGCTTCAATAA